Within Topomyia yanbarensis strain Yona2022 chromosome 2, ASM3024719v1, whole genome shotgun sequence, the genomic segment TCACGGTTTTCGTTATTTTAGTCATGATTGGtgtaatttcaggatcttagtctcGATTTTGGTAATTGATATGCACTTTTATTCGTGATATTTTACTCTtgagcttactttcgaatttgacacgtggagtaatgtgactcatATTCAatataagtattttttttttgattaaagaggttttttaaccttagggtcattcgcatcttttcgggttagggaaatctcttttggaaaaatctctaaccctatgtgcaggtttgggaatcgaacccaggtgagctgcgtacaaggcaatcgattcaccAACTACGCTGTCCTCgtgactgattcgcggtatcttgttctgtaaACTATATCAAGAATATGATCTGTGGCTCTATAATTTATTTtgatgctcagcgcagtttttgttttctgtccagacatcacactgaaacATATCAAAAGAATAACGATGTTTggggtcctaatagttttcttataccTATTGCTTGTACACTCAAGCTGTACAGTGTACACATATAGATTTTGTTCTAGCTACAACAGCAACAGTGTTGGAATAaatagaacaaaatccatagtggCGTGTCTTGTTGCCTCGTGTGCAAACAACTTAATAGGTACGTTAGTACTAGGACCGAACTATGTTCTATTTCATGGTTTAAAAATGGTTTCACaaatgatattccaaattttgtgaaacagTTCACGTGTAAATTTCATGAACATTTGtagagttgcatgaaattgaaaatgattaggtacacccaaaacgaatctttgagagcggaattgatgctgtttttttttcgctctcgaactgtgagcgaaaGGCTCCCAAACGATGCGTTAGAgttcaaccaacctcatacttgtgcAATACAATATAGTACCCCATAGCTATACGCTGTTGGCTCATGCAGTGCAGGaataacttgaataacacataccatcGTCTCCATTCTGTCCCATTTGTGACCGCTGCTGCAATGATGCGAAGTTTATATAGCTCATTCGAACGACCACTCATTATGTGTCGTTGTGGCCTAAGGTGTAAAATAGGCGTTTTGGAGAGCAGATGTTTGTCGGTTCCAGTCCTGATGCTAcccgttaatatttttttcgggTAAGGCTTAGTGCCCAAgacatacatacaaacgaaatattaataacagcggggaaatggtacaaagcaaaatgcgtcaaTGACGATGCTGAATTACCGACGCGGCGGCGGAGACACAAACGATATTATCTCACTTATCATTAGTGTGAAGCTTATGTATGCCATTTTACTACTCTCACTGGTGGAGTCATGGTGTCGGGTAAagaggtttttttttatcgaataGAAGTTTGTCGATTCTAATCTACAATCTGATATCAGAATTTTTTAACTAGAAGTTTCAGGTCACGAGCTATTTCTAGCAGCGgagaaaagaatgaaacaaaacaaaatgcaatgcaGGAGCATGTGGGGGAATGTAAGGTGTAGAAGAAAGCCATTTTGGGTGTATATGTTCTGAATATCATAAGCTCACGAAtccatgattttgtgaacttatTCACGAGTATGAATTGTCAGTCGTGCAAAAGGAATCATGAAACAATTCACGTatccataaataaaatttttcgattttgtgaactatttcacaaacacGGACTTGCAATTGATGCCATTATAGAAGAAATTACGAATTGGTTCACAAGGATTCAAAggtttcatgaataaaattccgagtttcatgaaatagttcacgagcaAATATCCAGACTGTTTGATTTTGCGAACAAATTCACAACGACGAAATCCAGATGTAAGATGTAATAATCATGCATCAGTTCATGTCGGATTCCAATAAATATtcttaaatctatgaataaaatcacgaatCAATCTTTGATTTAATGAAAAACACTAATTTCTTTTCTCCGAAGGGAAAGGGCCGATGGGTTTGgctcgaaaaaaattgaagaaagctacgtcatttgtgtatgcCCCCTAAGTAAGAACGATTCACAGTGCGGTTTTTCGAAAACATCCGAATAAATATTACCATTATTAcgattattttagatttttagattattTAGATCAATGctatttttgagtaattttgcGGACGTAACAAGCAATTTCTCATTGTCGTATGTGTTGTATTTATGTGATTGTTTGAGatgtaaaatattttgaaaattttgcttcTTATCATATATAATGGCTGATAAATTCGGCAAATTTCGTAAATCCTACTATTGCGAACAACCCTGACGGAGGGGCAGTAAGAAGTGTATGAAGTGAACTGAGAAATTAAAGGCAATTAGTCATTGAGAAGTGAGTGACGGATCAGAGATGTGATCTGAGTATTGAAAAAGGAATAGAtgcccgagcaaatactcatgggttcaaacaccacttAGCCCCTTGATAAGACCTTATACATGGttcgtgccaaaattcacaaccatcaagacaccataaaatggtctcaataacccataaatacaccaacatatggtattttatatgggatctaccggaccatggtgatggtgtcttcatgggttgaacccatttcaaacacccatgtcaaaccccatgagcatgggggtattatgggcttttcgtttgctcgggtgaGTCGTGCGATTAAAGGTTAAAGCTTAGTGATAAGACGTGTGAGAGGAAAGCTGTGATGTACGAACTGTAAGAAGGTGAAACTATATAAATGAAAGGTGAGAGATGATGTAAAAGCTGATGAATGATATCTAAAACATGGTGCGATACATCAGTAGCCAGTGGTGAAAAGCTACAAACGAGATGTTAGAGATTAGGGGTGATATAGAAGTTAAGAAGTGAGATATGAGTCTTACAAAGTGATCATTGTGATGTGAGTAGTAAatggtagtagtagtagtagtaaaaTCCAAAATGAAAGAAGAGAAATAAGCGATGAGAAGTAATTTCTTGAACTTTTTGGAAAATCAGAAGTTTTAAGAAACATATTGTTGCAACAGCTATATATATTTTGGCCAATACAGACCAAACTTGAAGAGAAAATAGTATCAACGACctcttttaattttgtttattttgttacaGATGCTTCAACAGTAGTGTCATTCGGCTCCTTTTCGGGtttgaaaaatttcgctaactagtctaatttgggtactaatttagatacatcgtctaactagacacccactcagttggtgctagttactgacgagatgaattcgaaacacaaaaaatcaaacttaatgcattattgatattttcaaaatatacaTATATGTATGCATGCAATCTCTCGTGTTATAAAATTTATCGCGTTCACCGGAAGGTTATCAATAATTTCtacaaattttgacaaattcTCCAAAGTAGCTCGAATCAGAATAATATTGACAGAATCGTATCTTTTCCGTAAATTTTCAGTTCTGGGTCAATTGATCGAAAGCCATTTGGTCAAATTGCCATTGCTATTTAGTCTAAATGGCCTTTTAATTGAAAGTTATTATTCCGAGGAGTTGTTTTGAATACGCTGAATCGTTTCGTTAAAACGTTGGAACCAGTGGATTTGAATTTATGCCTATTGATCTCGGAATTCAATATAAAAACTACTCAGGATGCAATGGAGAATAATTAGAAACAAACAAATACATAGAACATAGAACAAATATATGGGCGAGTTATacaaatatttatatttatttatataagtTATTCATCAAATGATTGTTCCATCAGAAAGGCATTCGACCAAGTGACTCATTCGAGCAAATAGCATTCGGTTGCACAGTATTTCACCAAATGGCGTTCGTGAAAATGGAACAGCAGTCGACGCACTGCCATTAGTCCAAACGACATTCGCTCAAAATACCTTTCAACCAACTGACATTCGGCCAAAAAGCGTCCAGCCAACCCGTATTCGGCTAAATTACATCAAGCTAAATGGCTTGATACCTATATTTTATAGTAGTTAACATGTGCGGATGAATATGAACCTTAAATGGGCATAGTATGAAAAAACGGCGCACATTTGTTCACTTTTTTACAAGTCAATATCATCTAATTGATTCAAAGGCAGGAAATATCAATAGACTCTTCTCTGGCTGCAGAGATCTTTTGAGTGGAGCTGCCATCAAACGATTCATTCGAAAAACTCAGCACCTATTGGAACTTGATTCCTACACTTATTCACACTTCAGCGTAAAAAGCGGTTAAATTACACCATCAAACTTATTCACTTTTAGTATGATGAATTTCAACGGAGGCTTGTAGTTATTCCGTTAATTAGTCATTAAATTATATCAAGCATTGCTTTCTACACAGTGTGCAAATGTTTCGCCGAAACCAAAGATCGAAATAATAAATATCGTTGGGTTTATAAAAACTAgtgtacaattttgttattgatTGAACGGCGACAATAACCACTTTTCCAGCGATTATCGTAACAACACTAATTATATTCTAACGTCTATTCAATTAAATCATTCACTCTATCGAATTCACTCATCATCTCCCTAAACCATTAGGTTTCCCCAAAAAACTTACATGCTTCTCGACGTAGTAGGGCTGCGGAACGGGGACCTTAACGGGATACGGTACTGGTTTCTCGACCGGCACTGGGTATGGGCGATCGACGGGGACCTTCACCGGGACTGGGTAGGGTTTTTCGACGGTGTACGGGACAGGTTTCTCCACCTCAACTGGGTAGGGAGCTGGGACATGGACTGGATAGGGACGATCAACCGGAACCTTGACTTCAACGGGAACCTTCTTCTCGACGGTGTACGGCACTGGAACTGGCACCTCAACCTGAACCGGGACCGGAACATGTTTGGTAACTTCGTATGGCTGCGGTACCGGAACCTTCACTGGGTAGGGTACGTGCTTCTCCACGGTGTATGGTTGGGGTACTAACACTTTGACGGGGTATGGGCGGTCAACTGGCACATGCACTGGGTATGGAACCTTCTTCTCGACAGGATACGGTGCTGGCACATGAACTGGGACCTTAACGTATTCCTTATAGTGCACTGGCACGTGCTTTATAACCTCATATGGTTGAGGAATTGGAACTTTCACTGGGTATGGGACATGCTTCTCAACGGGGTAAGGCACATGCTTCTCCACAGTGTATGGCACTGGCACTCCCTTCACTAGGGTGATGGTCTTGGTCACATCCGTGTGTCCTCCCAGCAAATATCCGCCGTGGCCATACCCATGGGATGGAGCGGAATGGTATGCTCCTCCCAAATGACCATGCCCACCGATGTACCCTACGTCCAGACCGTTGATACCGTAGCCATATCCGAGATTTAGTAGACCACGTTTGTCTAACTTCTTCTCCAAAGGCACTGCGTTCGCATTAGACTTCTTTTGATCTGTTTCAGCGTAAGCTGAAGCCAACAAAAGTGTTGAAAGACATATCTGCAGGAAATAAACAGAAACACAATCATTAACACCACTTCATTCAcattgcaaattttttttctcgagcgTCGTACTAATAATACAAAAGTCCTTATTTAGTTCAAAATTCCAAACACTTAATGCGCATAATGTTCACATCCTTAAGAATAGTATCAATTCAAACTATTAAAATCCACTCACATATAACTTCATTGCGACACCACTTATTATTGTTCGCATCGGTTCCAGACAATGAACTGGATGCTGATTTGTACTAACTTGCCGCTTTTATACTactaaaaaactacaaaattcaCTTTCGTTGCATTCTGGGGTGGCTGCGAGAAAACTCCACGCGGGGTGCGCGCTCTGCGAAGGTTTCTCTCTTACTCACATCATCCGCACACAACTCTCCGAGCCGTGGAAAGAAAACCCCATCCCTTTGGCACATGGAACGTGATGGCCTTAACCAACCCCCCAGCACGCGCGCACGAGAGGGCAATCTCAACAGTCAGTTCAGTGGTGAAGCGAATGATCGAAGCTCTCCCTGAGCATGCTCTCTGCATTCGCCGGTACCGATGCCCTCTCGGGGGACACCAATACCCAACAAACACAGACAGAAAAATAAACCCGCTGCATATTTACTTATGAATGTTTATATGCAAAGAGAAGCGAAAATCGCGACGCGAATCGGTAAAGATTTTCCTCTCCTTCAAGAGATGGTTTGGGTTGTTAATAGTTTTGCAGCGACGCGACGCGTTGCGGCGCGTGCACATGGCGACGGTCGTTGCAACCACCCACCCACCTACCAACTGCGGTGCTCTGTACGTAAGCTAAAGCCGCGTGTTCGCTGGGGTTGTTGTGAGAAAAAATGCGCGCGGTTTTTTGCTTTGAGAGGGTGATGTTTGGATCACTACTTCAAGGTATGTGATGcacttttgtttgtttgtttatttgtttgcttGTTTGTACGAACGTTCGTAGGTACTGAGACCGAAAAAGTGTTACAGTATTATATGCGGCGTTGTTCTTGTTTTCGCTTTGGTATTCACTTGATACACTTATTTCGCAATATGCTGCTGTGGCTGCCGCTGTGGAAACCCATTCGGAACCTTGATCCGCTTCTTAGCCGGTATTGTTGTGTCTTTGAACTCCGCTGAGCTTGAGATCTCTTTGAATTTCCTCAATTCTTGCGATTTAATCGGTGAATTCTTGATTGTCTGCTTTTTCACAAGTAATGCGCTGGTCTAGTCGTGTTTAATTGAAGTGAAGATGCGCTTAATTGTCGTAGGTACGGAATAAGGGGCATTGGATCGCATCTTTTTGCGGCAAAGGTGCCGAAATTAAAATTGGCTCCAACATTTTTATGTttaaaaaactcaatttttcatTCAGTTTCATTATTTGGCTCGACAtgtttgcgttagcttggcggtgccaattttttctgttttcaatGGAGTTTACGCTTCTCCCAACTAAGGattaaagtttgaaattattcgagatttttaaaaaaatatattaagtcTAGGTGAACTAACTTTTAGGAATGGCGTCAGGTTACTGTGCTAGCAAATGTAAAGTGATGACGTCATTTTTTTCCATCCAAGCGCTGTACAATCTGCTTCAGCATTTGGAGGCATTACCTTTTAGCAGTGGGTAAAAGagtttttttatattatattaAGTTCATATTAAAAGTATTAAGATGGTAAATAAATATCAACAATAGGCTAAATTCCTTGCTGGAAAGACATCCCCGGACGGGGACTTTCACGGGGTATTTTATGGTACGTTGGAACATTCTACTTGCATGGGGTTGGCCAGGCGGGTATTAGGACCGATATTTCTAGACAAAAGCTTCAGATAAGAAAACAATGTTACTCTAATCTCGAAAAAAACGTTGTCTTTGgccgggtgtaccccattagacATAAATACGTTAAGcatacggacatttggcatatgtTCGTTAGGCATCTCGATCGGAATACAATAACAAGATTGTaaaagaatgcaattttcgttgtAAGCTGTGTTAAAAATCTAGTTAGATgttaaaatgacaaaaaattcTAACAAGTAAGAACGCGAGATTTagttttgaaatgattttgttatgtattttttattgGGATACTGGACGTTAAGCATAAAGACGTTAGACATAAATGAACATACTGACGTATCAACTACAGAAACATATTTTTGGACGGCTATGGCATTGAGTGGTAAGAGCGTGAATGTTTGCCTTTTTTTGATCTTTGATCGCAGTAAGCTGAACAAACTCGATCAACAGTTTGCTCAAATAAAAGAAGCGAACGCTTAGCATAGGGCATAGCttcaaaaaattgacatccctgcgtgaagttgaaagaaaacaaaattcaattcatgtttGCCGCGATgattgaaatttttgtttcgtttccctcgtcattcgttctctcGACACAGCGCATTGAGGTTCGGAAATTTTcggttttaagaaaaaaaaactgaattttgtttctattctacctatgagagggattattgagcagaagtgcaccagatatagattacgcagttcatttATGTTCGAAAATTTAGAAGATGCCAACTTCTGCCTCAAAACAATCCACATAAtatcaaatgaatgctttggttgatgaaggaatttatatttcctgaaTATGAATGGGGAGGCGGTAAATatgaatgttggtttcggtaaatacaagcagaaataggtaactgattttgaaatttcgcagcactggCATAGGGAAACTCATATATATTTAGGTATAATATATTATCATATACTTTGATTAATGATTACATACATGCTTGCTGCAATTGTCCAGGAAGAAAATATTTGCcctgaagaacagctcatggaATAAAGAATCATAACTTTTatcattattcattcaacgaatatacaaATATGGCTGCTACAATGATTTCCTCTTATATTATTCAGTTCAAAAATTATGTTCTGAGTTGCGAACGTAACATCCAATACTTAGCCTATCCAAAACACTACAAGTTTCCATAAGTTCCGAAAATTAATGTCTGTTTATAGTCGAACAAGCTTAAGGCTGAAGACcttaaaataaaaacattaaacAATCTTTGTTCATTATTACGAAGTATTCATTTGGTTACAACTGTAACGGTTTTACGTCCAGTAGACTTGTAAATGAGTGTTGAACCaaagtttttctttttaatGAAGCTTCCTCCAGCGCTACATTTGCCATGACACTTATACATAGAAAGAAAATCTACGCATGTAAGGGTAATATCTTTTGCATAGTATTGTTtcacggtgtctctggtagaacaatatacaaacaaaaatcgaaaacattttttttaacattttgatgattatttttaataaatagttctCAGAAAATAGCTCACTTTTAGGGGAATGCATCTTTAGACATTCAGTATCAGAAGGAGGGACTTGTTACGTTAATAAATACCTCCGAAGGCACCAATGACCGTTATTTAACCAATTTAGAGTTTAGAATtcacattttaaatttgaataatatttttacgcGGTATAATATTACCACAAACAATTCGATATCACTGATGTACTCACTATCCGAAAACTTGTCTCTCTTTCAAACGAGACaagttttgaattgtttttgctAAGGGTCTAGAACtgttttattttagaaaagtttataTCTATGTGTATATAATATGGATAATATTACTCATTTGCCAAATTtagcgccaaatcgtattcaaatTGGCAGCACCgtctcagattctaatgaaactttctgtacatgaagactttgtcacaaaaagccactttgcatattttgtttttccaaaaatgatctagactgtcttttgaaaagagccaaacttttttttaccattttttttaaatgactaTAGtctaaaatgacaaatcctacaaaaaaatgttgtagaaatggtgttcacaaaattagtcaaattttcaaataaaaatattgaaaaaataccNNNNNNNNNNNNNNNNNNNNNNNN encodes:
- the LOC131682913 gene encoding skin secretory protein xP2-like, with protein sequence MRTIISGVAMKLYICLSTLLLASAYAETDQKKSNANAVPLEKKLDKRGLLNLGYGYGINGLDVGYIGGHGHLGGAYHSAPSHGYGHGGYLLGGHTDVTKTITLVKGVPVPYTVEKHVPYPVEKHVPYPVKVPIPQPYEVIKHVPVHYKEYVKVPVHVPAPYPVEKKVPYPVHVPVDRPYPVKVLVPQPYTVEKHVPYPVKVPVPQPYEVTKHVPVPVQVEVPVPVPYTVEKKVPVEVKVPVDRPYPVHVPAPYPVEVEKPVPYTVEKPYPVPVKVPVDRPYPVPVEKPVPYPVKVPVPQPYYVEKHVPYTVEKPVPYPVQVPIDRPYPVTVEKHIPVEKPVPVPVPVKIPVAVPISSSHYHHHHEPLQHHYDTSYTSFSGYGHDYSYHH